One Scophthalmus maximus strain ysfricsl-2021 chromosome 9, ASM2237912v1, whole genome shotgun sequence genomic region harbors:
- the LOC118319500 gene encoding E3 ubiquitin-protein ligase XIAP: MCDLTRDSNLETDNMADFSLMNSRLDSFHGSSLALQVPADKLARAGFFFTGHADRVCCFSCGKTVENWHSGDKPVERHKEVSPLCRFLCFAHRTRFNPSSDSTNGPIISDEAEDLGYQLRTGAVVDESTYPMAPHMRSEEARLQTFSSWPSAAPVRAQDLAQAGLYYLGESDRVQCFCCGGMLGGWEAGDTAWGEHTKHFPYCFFILGHDVGNIPFQGGTEEEECGSRNHHNTQGLMDSFEERLGSFAGVQHPIDHERLARAGLYSTGSRDGVLCFRCGGGLKGWQPEEDPWEEHAKHYPGCSFVLAEKGAEFVNSIQLQDPRRNRATSSHQNGFSGNTKEVLRSHVAQKAIEMGLSPCVVEKTILEKISRTGSGYCSLEALMEDCINSSPESDAAKQDEDPLEKLMKLQREKQCKICMDRDISIVFIPCGHLVTCEQCSKSLIKCPICCGAISQKLKTYIS, from the exons ATGTGCGATCTCACACGAGACAGCAATTTGGAGACGGATAACATGGCTGATTTTTCCCTGATGAACAGTCGCCTGGACTCCTTCCATGGCTCCAGCCTGGCCTTGCAGGTGCCGGCAGATAAACTGGCCCGGGCCGGCTTCTTCTTCACCGGCCATGCCGATCGTGTCTGCTGTTTCAGCTGTGGGAAAACTGTGGAAAACTGGCACAGTGGAGACAAACCTGTTGAAAGGCATAAAGAG GTTTCCCCGTTGTGCCGGTTTCTCTGCTTCGCCCACCGCACCCGTTTTAACCCAAGTTCTGATTCCACAAATGGTCCCATCATAAGTGACGAAGCAGAAGACCTGGGATATCAGTTGAGAACAGGAGCGGTGGTTGATGAGTCCACCTACCCTATGGCTCCTCACATGAGGAGCGAGGAGGCCCGGCTTCAGACCTTCTCTTCTTGGCCATCTGCGGCACCCGTGAGAGCCCAGGATCTGGCCCAAGCCGGCCTCTACTACCTGGGGGAGAGTGACCGGGTGCAGTGTTTCTGCTGTGGTGGCATGCTGGGTGGCTGGGAAGCAGGGGACACCGCCTGGGGAGAACATACCAAACACTTTCCCTACTGCTTCTTCATCCTTGGGCACGACGTGGGCAACATCCCATTCCAGGGGGGtactgaggaagaggagtgcGGCAGTAGAAACCACCATAACACTCAGGGCCTTATGGACAGTTTTGAGGAGAGGCTCGGGAGTTTTGCAGGTGTCCAGCACCCAATTGATCACGAGAGACTGGCCAGAGCTGGCTTGTACAGCACAG GGTCAAGAGACGGGGTGTTGTGTTTCCGCTGTGGTGGAGGTTTGAAAGGTTGGCAGCCTGAGGAAGACCCTTGGGAAGAGCATGCCAAACACTACCCTGG ATGCAGCTTCGTGTTAGCAGAAAAGGGAGCGGAATTTGTTAACAGCATCCAGCTGCAAGACCCACGACGAAATAGAGCT ACTTCAAGTCATCAGAATGGATTTTCTGGAAATACAAAAG AGGTGCTGCGCTCTCATGTGGCTCAGAAGGCGATCGAGATGGGCCTGAGTCCCTGTGTGGTGGAAAAGACCATCTTGGAGAAGATCAGTAGGACGGGCTCAGGCTACTGTAGCCTCGAAGCACTCATGGAGGATTGCATCAACAGCAGCCCAGAGAGTGATGCTGCCAAACAAG ATGAGGACCCACTGGAGAAACTTATgaagctgcagagggaaaagcAGTGCAAAATATGTATGGACAGAGACATTTCCATTGTCTTCATCCCGTGCGGTCATCTGGTCACTTGCGAGCAGTGTTCAAAGTCGCTCATCAAGTGTCCAATCTGCTGCGGGGCCATATCGCAGAAGCTCAAGACCTACATCTCTTAA
- the psmd10 gene encoding 26S proteasome non-ATPase regulatory subunit 10: MEGSVSNVEVCNFAYTGQLEKLRQSILSDKTLACKTDQDRRTALHWACSAGHTDIVEFLLDLGVEVNLEDDALWTPLHIAASAGREDIVRSLISKGAQLNSVNQNGCTPLHYAASKDRYEIALLLLENGADPNATDKYESTPLHRASTKGNYRLIQLLLKQSASTNIQDSQGNTPLHLACDEERVEAAKLLVEHGASIYIENKEEKTPLQMAKGGLGNILRRIVEG; the protein is encoded by the exons ATGGAGGGCTCCGTGTCAAACGTGGAGGTGTGCAACTTTGCGTACACGGGACAGTTGGAGAAGTTAAGGCAGAGCATCCTGTCAGACAAAACGCTCGCCTGCAAAACGGACCAG GACCGCCGGACCGCACTGCACTGGGCCTGTTCTGCTGGACACACCGACATCGTGGAGTTTCTGCTGGACCTGGGAGTTGAAGTGAATCTGGAAGATGAT GCCTTGTGGACCCCTCTTCACATTGCTGCGTCTGCGGGCAGAGAGGACATAGTGCGATCTCTGATATCTAAAGGAGCTCAGCTGAACTCAGTGAATCAGAACGGATGCACCCCTCTGCACTATGCTGCCTCCAAAGACAGATATGAG ATTGCCTTGCTGTTATTGGAAAACGGAGCAGACCCCAACGCCACTGACAAGTATGAGTCCACTCCCCTTCACAGAGCGTCCACCAAGGGAAACTACCGCCTCATCCAGCTTCTCCTCAAACAGAGTGCCTCCACCAACATCCAGGACTCCCAGGGCAACACACCACT CCACCTAGCATGCGACGAGGAGCGCGTGGAAGCCGCCAAGTTACTGGTGGAACACGGAGCCAGCATCTACAttgaaaacaaggaggagaagacgCCCCTGCAGATGGCCAAGGGTGGTCTGGGCAACATACTTCGTCGGATCGTGGAGGGATGA
- the nxt2 gene encoding NTF2-related export protein 2 produces MASTLDFRTHVDQSCRYSEEFVNIYYDCMDKKRRNLTRLYLDKATLVWNGNAMSGHDTLGEFFESLPSSEFQVHTLDCQPVHEQATQGQTTLLVVTGGTVKFEGNKQRFFNQNFLLTAQASPNNDQPVWKIASDCFRFQDWNS; encoded by the exons ATGGCGAGCACGCTG GATTTCAGGACCCACGTGGACCAGTCGTGCAGATACTCGGAAGAGTTTGTCAACATCTATTACGACTGCATGGACAAGAAGAGGAGG AACTTGACCAGACTCTACCTGGACAAGGCGACGTTGGTGTGGAATGGCAACGCCATGTCGGGACATGACACTCTGGGCGAGTTCTTTGAGTCGCTGCCATCAAGCGAGTTCCAAGTCCACACGCTGGACTGTCAGCCAGTTCATG AACAAGCCACCCAAGGCCAGACAACGCTGCTCGTGGTCACCGGCGGGACCGTCAAGTTTGAAGGGAACAAACAGCGTTTCTTCAACCAGAACTTTCTGCTGACAGCTCAGGCGTCACCAAACAACGACCAGCCTGTTTGGAAAATTGCGAGTGACTGTTTCCGATTTCAGGACTGGAACAGCTGA
- the acsl4a gene encoding long-chain-fatty-acid--CoA ligase 4, whose product MGLQADSALESILLFPIHLLVWLYSFLSFLPWYYITGAGQRKALSSRIKARSTSGCAEGPYRSVDHFDCLAKEDIPGKDTLDKLFEHAVQRFGEDDCLGTREILSEENEIQPSGKVFKKLILGEYRWLSYNKMDSVVSQFGSGLAALGQQPKSTIAIFCETRAEWMITAQACFRFNFPLVTFYATLGEDAITFGLNETGVTHLVTSVELLETKLKHVLPNTPKLKHVIYVDQKKVSTEGYPAGVSIHSMQTVLDLGSLPENLERAIVKPKPCDLAVVMYTSGSTGRPKGVMIVHRNLIAGMTGQCERIPGLGPHDTYIAYLPLAHVLEMTAEISCVTYGCRIGYSSPQTLSDQSTKIKRGSKGDSSVLRPTLMAAVPEIMDRINKNVMSKVQEMSFIQKTLFTLGYKYKLEQIKRGYDAPLCNALLFGKVKKLLGGRVRMMLSGGAPLSSATQRFMNVCFCCPVGQGYGLTETCGAGTITEVADISTGRVGAPLICCEVRLRDWAEGGYTSKDEPNPRGEILIGGPNVTMGYYRNESNDQDFFVDEKGQRWFCTGDVGEIYPDGCLQIVDRKKDLVKLQAGEYVSLGKVESALKNCPLIDNICAYANSEQNYVISFVVPNQKQLMAMAKLRSIVGTWEEICTHPDMEREVLKAIKVVATNIKLQRFEIPVKVHLSPEAWTPETGLVTDAFKLKRKELKNHYLHHIERMYGGK is encoded by the exons ATGGGTCTCCAGGCAGACTCAGCACTCGAGTCTATCCTGCTCTTTCCAATTCACCTTCTGGTATGGCTGTACTCCTTCCTGTCCTTCCTGCCCTGGTACTACATCACCGGCGCCGGGCAAAGAAAAGCTCTGTCCAGCCGGATAAAGGCCCGTTCCACCTCGGGCTGTGCTGAGGGGCCATACCGCTCCGTGGACCACTTTGACTGCCTGGCCAAGGAAGACATCCCAGGAAAGGACACCCTGGACAAGCTCTTCGAACACGCCGTGCAGCGCTTTGGAGAAGACGATTGTCTCGGCACCCGAGAAATCCTGAGTGAAGAGAATGAGATTCAGCCCAGTggtaaagtttttaaaaag CTGATCCTCGGGGAGTACCGATGGCTGTCCTACAACAAAATGGACTCTGTAGTCAGTCAGTTCGGCAGTGGATTGGCAGCTCTCGGACAGCAGCCCAAAAGCACCATCGCAATCTTCTGTGAAACCAGAGCAGAGTGGATGATCACTGCCCAGGCGTGCTTCAGGTTCAATTTCCCAC TGGTGACATTCTATGCCACGCTGGGAGAGGATGCGATCACATTCGGACTGAATGAGACTGGTGTCACGCATCTAGTCACCAGTGTGGAACTGCTGGAGACGAAACTGAAA cATGTGCTCCCGAATACCCCAAAACTGAAGCACGTGATCTACGTGGACCAGAAGAAAGTGAGCACAGAAGGCTACCCAGCAGGAGTCTCCATCCACAGCATGCAGACCGTACTCGATCTGGGCTCTCTGCCTGAAAACC TGGAGAGGGCAATCGTGAAGCCCAAGCCCTGCGATCTGGCCGTGGTGATGTACACCAGCGGATCCACGGGCAGACCCAAAGGAGTCATGATTGTCCACAGAAACCTGATTGCGGGAATGACAGGACAGTGTGAGCGCATCCCTGGACTGGG GCCTCACGATACGTACATTGCCTATCTTCCGTTGGCTCATGTCCTGGAAATGACAGCTGAAATCTCCTGCGTCACGTATGGCTGTCGGATCGGCTACTCATCCCCACAGACGTTGTCAGACCAG TCCACTAAGATAAAGAGAGGGAGTAAAGGAGACAGCTCAGTGCTCAGACCCACCCTGATGGCGGCTGTGCCT GAAATTATGGATCGCATCAACAAGAATGTGATGAGCAAAGTGCAGGAAATGAGCTTCATTCAGAAGACACTGTTTACATTGGGCTACAAGTATAAACTGGAGCAGATCAAGAGGGGCTATGACGCACCACTCTGCAATGC CCTGCTATTCGGGAAAGTGAAGAAACTGCTCGGAGGCCGGGTGAGGATGATGTTGTCGGGAGGGGCACCCCTCTCCTCGGCCACTCAAAGGTTCATGAACGTGTGTTTCTGCTGTCCCGTGGGCCAGGGCTATGGCCTGACGGAGACCTGTGGAGCAGGCACCATCACAGAGG TTGCGGACATCAGCACCGGTCGTGTCGGAGCTCCTCTCATCTGCTGTGAAGTCAGGCTCCGGGACTGGGCTGAAG GTGGCTACACCAGCAAAGACGAGCCAAACCCAAGAGGGGAGATCCTGATCGGGGGTCCCAATGTAACCATGGGTTACTACCGGAACGAAAGCAACGACCAGGACTTTTTCGTGGACGAAAAGGGGCAGAGGTGGTTCTGCACCGGTGACGTAGGAGAGATTTACCCAGATGGATGTCTTCAAATAGTGG ACCGCAAGAAAGACCTGGTCAAGCTGCAGGCCGGGGAGTACGTGTCCCTCGGTAAAGTGGAATCTGCGCTGAAAAACTGCCCCCTCATCGACAACATCTGTGCTTACGCCAACAG TGAACAGAACTATGTGATCAGCTTCGTGGTTCCCAACCAGAAACAGTTGATGGCGATGGCCAAACTGAGGAGCATCGTGGGAACATGGGAGGAGATCTGCACTCACCCCGACATGGAAAGAGAAGTTCTGAAGGCGATCAAGGTCGTCGCTACCAACA TCAAACTCCAGCGATTTGAGATTCCGGTGAAGGTGCATCTGAGTCCCGAGGCGTGGACCCCGGAGACCGGTCTTGTCACAGATGCTTTcaagctgaagaggaaagagcTGAAGAACCACTATCTCCACCACATAGAGAGAATGTACGGGGGCAAATAA